A region of Pyxidicoccus parkwaysis DNA encodes the following proteins:
- a CDS encoding NADP-dependent oxidoreductase encodes MATSIPDKMKAAALDRFGGPEVLGIKTLPVPQCGDDEVLIRVEAAGVGVWDSWEREGEMAGMIEGGPRFPYVPGADGAGEVVAVGRSVKGYKEGDRVYAYSFGNAKGGFYAEFAVAKAKHAARIPRGLKVEQAAALAADGITALQGLADHLALQPGQRLLLFGASGGVGHIALQLAKRMGAKVLAVASGDDGLELARRLGADAVVEGHRGDVEKACRDFAPNGLDAALVLASGDTCDAALKHVRKGGRIAYPNGVEPAPRGPEGIQVIAYNGDPDRGTLEKLNALIEAGPFHLEIGRLYAMEEAARAQQEVLKHHLGKFAMRIH; translated from the coding sequence ATGGCCACGTCGATTCCCGACAAGATGAAGGCCGCGGCGCTGGACCGCTTCGGCGGCCCGGAGGTCCTCGGCATCAAGACGCTGCCCGTTCCCCAGTGCGGTGACGACGAGGTCCTCATCCGCGTCGAGGCGGCCGGCGTGGGCGTCTGGGACTCCTGGGAGCGTGAAGGAGAGATGGCGGGGATGATTGAAGGAGGCCCTCGCTTTCCCTACGTGCCCGGTGCCGACGGCGCCGGTGAGGTCGTCGCGGTGGGCAGGAGCGTGAAGGGCTACAAGGAGGGAGACCGCGTCTACGCCTACTCATTCGGGAACGCCAAGGGAGGCTTCTACGCGGAGTTCGCCGTGGCGAAGGCGAAGCACGCGGCGCGGATTCCCAGGGGACTGAAGGTGGAGCAGGCGGCGGCGCTCGCGGCGGACGGCATCACCGCGCTCCAGGGGCTCGCGGACCACCTCGCGCTCCAGCCAGGGCAGCGCCTCCTCCTCTTCGGCGCCAGCGGCGGGGTGGGGCACATCGCGCTGCAGCTCGCGAAGCGGATGGGAGCGAAGGTGCTCGCGGTCGCCTCGGGCGATGACGGCCTGGAGCTGGCCCGCCGTCTCGGCGCGGACGCCGTCGTAGAGGGCCACCGGGGCGACGTGGAGAAGGCCTGCCGCGACTTCGCACCCAATGGGCTCGACGCGGCGCTGGTGCTGGCGAGCGGGGACACCTGCGATGCCGCGCTGAAGCACGTCCGCAAAGGCGGCCGCATCGCCTACCCGAACGGCGTGGAGCCGGCTCCACGGGGCCCCGAGGGCATCCAGGTCATCGCCTACAACGGCGACCCCGACAGGGGGACTCTCGAGAAGCTCAACGCGCTGATTGAAGCGGGGCCCTTCCACCTGGAGATTGGCCGCCTCTACGCGATGGAGGAGGCCGCCAGGGCGCAGCAGGAGGTGCTCAAGCACCACCTGGGCAAGTTCGCGATGCGGATTCACTGA
- a CDS encoding right-handed parallel beta-helix repeat-containing protein, whose product MITRSRFLVAVVAVGLSLAVGYAPEASAQGLACVVSAGGCSEVIGNGVDAIWVSGQGRPAGYYAGKTLCIRPGTYGGIGLYNVVGTPTRPVVITNCGGQAVFNSASGIPFYIGGASRYLHVTGTGSAAHVYGLVAGTSTGNQAHVDLREATSDVEIDHVEVRGNGNGGVGIAFRTYPLCNGTYRRGTWAQYNTRIHDTWVHDTRYEGMYIGPSHHGWKAAKDYSPGVDCGGGNRQYEADVIGVEIVDNLLERLGNDGIQVGGALQGMTIRNNVIKDYGLNNDPYHSGGILVNPGSRGVVDANWIETTKPNATIGLIFMGMGNSVMMNNVIIGARSGTQFLRNTDVNLEQDLPDVAYYNNTVVGSSVEGLYFYCNLQKNVLFANNVVAGAPTLYGANGNILSCVPSLTASHNLLNKQVAAAGFVDAAARNYHLLPTSPAVGTGVSLEGVVDFDYEGNNRRDAPYDLGAFALTSGVTRP is encoded by the coding sequence ATGATTACTCGCTCGCGCTTCCTCGTGGCCGTGGTCGCAGTCGGGTTGTCCCTCGCCGTTGGATACGCTCCCGAGGCTTCAGCCCAGGGGCTGGCCTGTGTGGTTTCAGCGGGAGGGTGCTCGGAAGTCATCGGCAACGGCGTGGACGCCATCTGGGTGAGCGGGCAGGGCCGCCCGGCGGGGTACTACGCGGGGAAGACCCTGTGCATCCGGCCGGGGACGTACGGGGGCATCGGCCTCTACAACGTGGTGGGCACGCCTACGCGGCCCGTGGTCATCACCAACTGTGGCGGTCAGGCCGTCTTCAACTCCGCCTCCGGCATTCCCTTCTACATCGGAGGGGCGAGCCGCTACCTGCACGTCACGGGGACCGGGAGCGCGGCGCACGTCTACGGGCTGGTGGCGGGGACCTCGACTGGCAATCAGGCCCACGTGGACCTGAGGGAGGCCACCTCCGACGTGGAAATCGACCACGTGGAGGTCCGGGGGAATGGCAATGGCGGCGTGGGCATCGCGTTCCGGACCTATCCCCTGTGCAACGGAACCTACCGGCGCGGCACCTGGGCCCAGTACAACACCCGCATCCATGACACCTGGGTCCACGACACCCGCTACGAGGGCATGTACATCGGTCCGTCCCACCACGGCTGGAAGGCGGCGAAGGACTACAGCCCGGGAGTCGACTGCGGCGGTGGCAACCGGCAGTACGAGGCCGACGTGATTGGCGTCGAAATCGTGGACAACCTCCTGGAGCGACTCGGCAATGACGGCATCCAGGTGGGCGGTGCGCTGCAGGGGATGACGATTCGCAACAACGTCATCAAGGACTACGGGTTGAACAATGACCCGTACCACTCGGGAGGCATCCTCGTGAATCCCGGCAGCCGCGGTGTGGTGGACGCGAACTGGATTGAGACGACGAAGCCGAACGCCACGATTGGCCTCATCTTCATGGGCATGGGGAACAGCGTGATGATGAACAACGTCATCATCGGGGCCCGCTCGGGGACGCAGTTCCTGCGGAACACCGACGTCAACCTGGAGCAGGACCTGCCGGACGTCGCCTACTACAACAACACGGTGGTGGGCTCGAGCGTCGAGGGGCTCTACTTCTACTGCAACCTCCAGAAGAACGTCCTCTTCGCCAACAACGTCGTCGCGGGCGCTCCGACGCTGTACGGCGCCAACGGCAACATCCTGTCCTGCGTCCCGTCGCTGACCGCGTCCCACAACCTGCTCAACAAGCAGGTGGCGGCCGCGGGCTTCGTCGACGCGGCGGCGCGCAACTACCACCTGCTACCGACGTCACCCGCCGTGGGCACGGGTGTGTCACTGGAGGGCGTGGTGGACTTCGACTACGAGGGGAACAATCGGCGGGACGCTCCGTATGACCTGGGCGCCTTCGCGCTCACGAGCGGCGTCACGCGGCCCTGA
- a CDS encoding TFIIB-type zinc ribbon-containing protein, whose amino-acid sequence MPSRACPFCHRTMQVLFHGRIELDRCLDCEATWLDRDELAPLAGASGAPVMLGESSRPGPRWLHPG is encoded by the coding sequence ATGCCTTCTCGTGCTTGTCCCTTCTGTCACCGGACGATGCAGGTGCTCTTCCACGGACGCATCGAGCTCGACCGCTGCCTCGACTGCGAGGCGACGTGGCTCGACCGGGACGAGCTCGCGCCCCTCGCCGGCGCGAGCGGCGCTCCCGTCATGCTCGGAGAATCGTCGAGGCCCGGCCCACGGTGGCTCCATCCGGGTTGA
- a CDS encoding ATP-binding sensor histidine kinase, producing the protein MYTVTETLHESSRTVLYRGLRDSDSRPVVLKVLAPGHRPQDLERLRHEYQLLSTLHLPSAVPPVALDTFRGLPALVMEDFGGASLDSQLGTPMETGRFLSLALRITEAVADLHQRNVIHKDLKPQNILVHPGSGEVKLVDLGIASRLPCELGPLGSARLIEGSLPYMSPEQTGRMNRALDERSDLYSLGITFYEMLTGRLPFEAKDPLEWVHCHVARAPLPPADVLASVPEALSAIVMKLLAKQTEERFQSATGLRRDLETCLAQWRESGRIAPFPPGEHDGSERFQLPRKLYGRNEEQAALLAAFERVVDTGTPELVQVSGYAGIGKSSLVHELHKPIVAARGLFVSGKVDPYQRDIPYAMVVQAVRELVLDVLAGSEERIAEWKQRLQAALGTHGQLIVEVLPPLEHIIGRQPQVPELPPTEAHNRFCTVFRHFIGAFAQRQHPLTLFLDDLQWADSGSLALLEDLLTHPEMRHLFVVGAYRANEVSASHPLTLMLERLRKAGARISSIVLRPLQERHLAAFIGDALHCLPEEAGPLARLVEEKTAGNPFFAIQFLTALHDEHLIAFDASSRAWHWDIEKIRAKGFTDNVAELMAGKLQRLPTATQEALKLAASAGHSVELELPAALLGRDEEETRVTLWEAVRAGLLVCVGRRYTFVHDRVQEAAYALIPEESRAAVHLRIGRFLRSRFGEATADERLFDLVTQLNRGAALIVDARERALLCQLDFQAGRRAKACMAYASAVGYLTQATRLLPPDAWSTHYEETLELHLELAESEVLVGHFERAEALFNQVLEAARTHIDRVKVWTLRMRMYQVIGRPGDGVTLMLEGLQFFGMSFPEDDSALGEAMEAEQREVARNLRGRRIAELVDAPVAADANVRAILRMLVTAMPCAYIGRPRVFPLIVLRALNLSLRHGNTEDSCFTYSAYGTLLVSVFGDIPSAFEFSEMSIRLNEKFGDIRQRGIILYLHAHFIHCWRKPMSTVAPILAKVLPAFLDVGEFVFAAYHGFWSIWLTVERGDTLDDVLQESRGYAAFARESHNDVMRVTIAVQQQFVASLKGRTRELASFDDEQFSEAECQAMLGQANFGTGLAALQIAKQVSAFIFGQYDEALACAERVAPILGSVMATTIEATHHFYLALTLAALHSRVSEEQQREFTRVLTEEARRHELWARHCPENYRNRFALVSAEVARIEGRELDAERLYDEAIRSARDNGFVQNVALAYELASRFYRGRGLPLVGDAYLREARSCYSRWGADGKVRQLDQHHPEVPESKTLAPGATFAARAEQLDLLSVVKASQTISGELVLDKLVQTLLQVVLEQCGARKGALLIARGGELTLEAEAAFDEQGVTTKLLPSVPAASSSRVPMSLIQYVRRTREPVILNDAVRARHASDPYLAHERPRSVLCLPVLRQAEIVAILYLENNLVSDAFTPERLATLELLATQAAISLENALLLAKEQAARTAAEEAERRAAFLAEAGHLLSESLDSGEVLARFSRLCVRSFADWCLLDVHEAGGEVQRVAAAHSDAQHWSPPGWDAPPPALGFARAVAPALLPEVSEASLRRSALDEPLRSLLQTLGARTAMVVPLMARGQNLGVLTLASAKPGRTYGREDLELARELAQRAAIAIDNTRLHRRTLEALRLREEFLSVASHELNTPMTSLSLSLQSVVRATRKGRPLEPDLLDRTVDNAWRQGQRLNRLIGELLDVSRIESGSLALELSEVDLTSLAQEVVQRLASEPTQPSSTITIRGASPVMGRWDRARIDQVLTNLLSNALKFGGGKPIVIDIAQDDGTARLTVTDRGIGIDAARQAWIFERFERAVSVRHYGGLGLGLYLCRRIVEAHGGSIRVASRPAHGATFTVELPRGTVRARPRSPPAPGQSE; encoded by the coding sequence ATGTACACGGTCACCGAGACGCTCCATGAGAGCAGCCGGACGGTCCTCTATCGGGGGCTTCGGGACAGCGACTCGCGCCCCGTCGTGCTCAAGGTGCTCGCGCCCGGGCACCGCCCGCAGGACCTCGAGCGACTGAGACACGAGTACCAGCTCCTCAGCACGCTCCATCTCCCGTCCGCGGTGCCTCCCGTCGCGCTCGACACGTTTCGCGGCCTGCCGGCGCTCGTCATGGAGGACTTCGGCGGCGCGTCGCTCGACAGCCAGCTCGGCACTCCCATGGAGACGGGGCGGTTCCTCTCGCTCGCGCTGCGAATCACGGAGGCGGTCGCGGACCTCCACCAGCGCAACGTCATCCACAAGGACCTGAAGCCGCAGAACATCCTGGTCCATCCCGGCTCGGGAGAGGTGAAGCTCGTCGACCTGGGCATCGCCTCGCGCCTGCCGTGTGAGCTGGGGCCCCTGGGCAGCGCGAGGTTGATTGAGGGCTCGCTCCCCTACATGTCCCCTGAGCAGACGGGGCGCATGAACCGGGCCCTCGATGAGCGCAGCGACCTGTATTCGCTGGGCATCACCTTCTACGAGATGCTGACCGGGAGGCTGCCTTTCGAGGCGAAGGACCCGCTCGAATGGGTGCACTGCCACGTCGCCCGGGCGCCGCTGCCCCCGGCGGACGTGCTCGCCTCGGTGCCCGAGGCCCTCTCGGCCATCGTGATGAAGCTGCTCGCGAAGCAGACCGAAGAACGCTTCCAGAGCGCAACCGGGCTGCGACGCGACCTCGAGACGTGCCTCGCGCAATGGCGTGAGAGCGGGCGCATCGCACCGTTTCCTCCAGGCGAGCACGACGGGTCCGAGCGCTTCCAGCTTCCACGCAAGCTGTACGGGCGCAACGAGGAGCAGGCCGCGCTGCTTGCCGCCTTCGAGCGGGTGGTGGACACGGGGACGCCGGAGCTGGTGCAGGTCTCCGGGTACGCGGGCATCGGGAAGTCGTCACTGGTCCACGAGCTTCACAAGCCCATCGTCGCCGCTCGCGGGCTCTTCGTGTCCGGGAAGGTCGACCCGTATCAGCGCGACATTCCCTACGCGATGGTGGTCCAGGCCGTGCGGGAGCTCGTGCTGGACGTGCTCGCCGGGAGCGAGGAGCGCATCGCCGAGTGGAAGCAGCGGCTTCAGGCCGCGCTCGGCACGCATGGCCAGCTCATTGTCGAGGTGCTCCCACCGTTGGAGCACATCATCGGCCGGCAGCCGCAGGTTCCCGAGCTGCCACCGACCGAGGCGCACAACCGCTTCTGCACCGTGTTCCGGCACTTCATCGGCGCCTTCGCGCAGCGGCAGCACCCCCTCACCCTCTTCCTCGACGACCTCCAATGGGCCGACTCCGGGAGCCTCGCGCTGCTCGAGGACCTGCTGACCCATCCGGAGATGCGGCACCTCTTCGTCGTCGGGGCCTATCGCGCCAATGAAGTGTCCGCCAGCCATCCCCTGACGCTGATGCTGGAGCGCCTGCGGAAGGCAGGCGCGCGAATCTCGAGCATCGTGCTCCGTCCGCTCCAGGAGAGGCACCTCGCCGCCTTCATCGGTGATGCGCTGCACTGCCTCCCCGAGGAGGCGGGGCCGCTCGCGAGGCTCGTGGAGGAGAAGACGGCGGGCAATCCGTTCTTCGCCATCCAGTTCCTCACCGCGCTCCATGACGAGCACCTCATCGCGTTCGATGCTTCCTCCAGGGCGTGGCATTGGGACATCGAGAAGATTCGCGCCAAGGGCTTCACGGACAACGTCGCCGAGCTCATGGCGGGCAAGCTCCAGCGGCTTCCCACCGCCACCCAGGAGGCCTTGAAGCTCGCCGCCAGCGCTGGCCACAGCGTGGAACTCGAATTGCCTGCCGCGCTGCTCGGCCGTGACGAGGAGGAGACCCGGGTGACGCTCTGGGAAGCCGTCCGCGCGGGCCTCCTCGTCTGCGTCGGGCGCCGTTACACCTTCGTCCACGACCGCGTGCAGGAAGCGGCCTATGCGCTCATCCCCGAGGAGTCGCGGGCCGCCGTCCACCTGCGGATTGGCCGGTTCCTGAGGTCGCGATTCGGGGAGGCCACGGCTGATGAGCGGCTGTTCGACCTGGTCACCCAGCTCAACCGGGGGGCCGCGCTCATCGTCGACGCGCGCGAGCGGGCCTTGCTCTGCCAGTTGGACTTCCAGGCGGGCCGGAGGGCGAAGGCGTGCATGGCCTACGCATCGGCCGTGGGCTACCTCACCCAGGCAACGCGGCTGCTGCCGCCGGACGCGTGGAGCACGCACTACGAAGAGACGCTCGAGCTCCATCTGGAGCTCGCGGAGAGCGAGGTCCTGGTCGGCCACTTCGAGCGCGCCGAGGCGCTGTTCAACCAGGTGCTCGAGGCGGCGCGGACCCACATCGACCGCGTCAAGGTCTGGACCCTCCGGATGCGCATGTATCAGGTCATCGGCAGGCCGGGGGATGGGGTGACGTTGATGCTGGAGGGGCTCCAGTTCTTCGGCATGAGCTTCCCGGAGGATGACTCGGCCCTCGGAGAGGCGATGGAGGCGGAGCAGCGGGAGGTCGCGCGCAACCTGCGGGGACGCCGCATCGCCGAGCTCGTGGATGCTCCCGTCGCGGCCGATGCCAACGTGCGCGCCATCCTCCGGATGCTCGTCACGGCCATGCCCTGCGCGTACATCGGCCGGCCCAGGGTCTTCCCCCTGATTGTCCTGCGGGCGTTGAACCTCTCGCTCCGACACGGAAACACCGAGGACTCCTGCTTCACGTACAGCGCCTACGGCACGCTGCTCGTCTCGGTCTTCGGGGACATTCCCTCCGCCTTCGAGTTCTCCGAGATGTCGATTCGATTGAACGAGAAGTTCGGCGACATCCGGCAGCGGGGAATCATCCTCTACCTGCATGCGCACTTCATCCACTGCTGGCGCAAGCCCATGTCCACCGTCGCCCCCATCCTGGCGAAGGTCCTCCCTGCCTTCCTGGACGTGGGGGAGTTCGTGTTCGCCGCGTACCATGGCTTCTGGTCCATCTGGCTGACCGTGGAGCGGGGCGACACGCTCGATGACGTCCTCCAGGAGTCCCGCGGCTACGCGGCGTTCGCGCGCGAGTCCCACAACGACGTCATGAGGGTGACCATCGCCGTGCAGCAGCAGTTCGTGGCGAGCCTGAAGGGACGGACGCGGGAGCTGGCGAGCTTCGACGACGAGCAGTTCAGCGAAGCCGAATGCCAGGCGATGCTGGGCCAGGCGAACTTCGGCACCGGGCTCGCCGCCCTCCAGATTGCGAAGCAGGTCTCCGCCTTCATCTTCGGGCAATACGACGAAGCGCTGGCGTGCGCGGAGCGGGTGGCGCCAATCCTCGGGTCGGTGATGGCCACGACGATTGAAGCCACCCACCACTTCTATCTGGCGCTCACCCTGGCCGCGCTCCATTCACGGGTCTCCGAGGAGCAGCAGCGTGAATTCACACGGGTGCTCACGGAGGAAGCACGGCGGCACGAGCTGTGGGCGCGGCACTGTCCCGAGAACTACCGGAACCGGTTTGCCCTGGTGTCCGCCGAAGTCGCCCGCATCGAAGGGCGGGAGCTCGATGCCGAGCGGCTCTACGACGAGGCCATCCGCTCCGCGCGGGACAACGGCTTCGTGCAGAACGTGGCCCTCGCGTATGAGCTCGCGTCGAGGTTCTACCGGGGGCGCGGCCTGCCGCTCGTCGGCGATGCGTACCTCCGCGAGGCCCGCTCCTGCTACTCGCGGTGGGGCGCCGATGGAAAGGTGCGGCAGCTCGACCAGCACCATCCCGAGGTTCCTGAGTCGAAGACGCTCGCCCCCGGTGCCACGTTCGCCGCCCGGGCCGAGCAGCTCGACCTGCTCTCGGTGGTCAAGGCGTCGCAGACCATCTCCGGGGAGCTGGTCCTCGACAAGCTCGTGCAGACGCTGCTCCAGGTCGTGCTCGAGCAGTGCGGCGCGCGGAAGGGTGCGCTCCTCATTGCCCGGGGCGGCGAGCTGACGCTCGAAGCGGAAGCCGCCTTCGACGAGCAGGGCGTGACGACGAAGCTGCTGCCGTCGGTGCCGGCGGCCTCGTCCTCGCGCGTCCCGATGTCGCTCATCCAGTACGTGCGGCGGACCCGGGAGCCCGTCATCCTGAACGACGCCGTGCGGGCGCGCCATGCGTCGGACCCGTACCTTGCCCACGAGAGGCCGAGGTCGGTGTTGTGCCTCCCCGTCCTCCGGCAGGCGGAAATCGTCGCCATCCTGTACCTGGAGAACAACCTCGTCTCCGACGCGTTCACACCGGAGCGGCTGGCAACGCTGGAGCTGCTCGCCACCCAGGCGGCCATCTCGTTGGAGAATGCGCTGCTCCTGGCCAAGGAGCAGGCGGCACGCACGGCGGCGGAGGAAGCCGAGCGCCGCGCGGCGTTTCTCGCGGAGGCGGGGCACCTCCTGTCCGAATCACTCGACTCCGGGGAAGTCCTCGCGCGCTTCAGCCGGCTCTGCGTGCGCTCCTTCGCGGACTGGTGTCTGCTCGACGTGCACGAGGCGGGCGGAGAGGTCCAGCGGGTGGCGGCGGCACATTCCGACGCCCAGCACTGGAGTCCTCCTGGCTGGGACGCTCCCCCACCCGCCCTGGGCTTCGCGCGAGCCGTGGCGCCGGCCCTCCTCCCGGAAGTCTCGGAGGCATCCCTGAGAAGGTCGGCCCTGGATGAGCCCCTGCGCTCGCTCCTCCAGACGCTGGGCGCACGCACGGCGATGGTCGTCCCGCTCATGGCGCGAGGACAGAACCTCGGGGTGCTCACGCTCGCCTCGGCGAAGCCCGGCCGCACCTATGGGCGTGAGGACCTGGAGCTCGCGAGGGAACTGGCCCAGCGCGCGGCGATTGCCATCGACAACACGCGGCTGCACCGCCGCACCCTCGAGGCCCTGCGCCTTCGCGAGGAGTTCCTCTCGGTCGCCTCCCACGAGCTCAACACCCCGATGACCTCGCTCTCGCTCTCGTTGCAGAGCGTGGTGCGAGCGACCCGGAAGGGGCGGCCTCTCGAGCCAGACCTCCTGGACAGGACGGTGGACAATGCCTGGCGGCAGGGACAGCGACTCAACCGGCTCATCGGCGAGCTCCTGGACGTGTCGCGAATCGAGTCCGGGAGCCTTGCCCTGGAGCTTTCCGAGGTGGACCTCACATCCCTCGCGCAAGAGGTGGTTCAGCGGCTCGCCTCGGAGCCGACGCAGCCCTCATCCACCATCACGATTCGAGGTGCGTCCCCGGTCATGGGCCGGTGGGACCGCGCGCGCATCGACCAGGTGCTGACGAACCTGCTCTCGAATGCCCTGAAGTTCGGCGGTGGGAAGCCCATCGTCATCGACATCGCCCAGGACGATGGGACGGCGCGCCTCACCGTGACGGACCGGGGCATCGGCATCGACGCGGCCCGGCAGGCGTGGATTTTCGAGCGCTTCGAGCGCGCGGTCTCGGTGCGCCACTACGGCGGTCTCGGCTTGGGGCTGTACCTCTGCCGGAGAATCGTCGAGGCCCACGGCGGCTCCATCCGGGTGGCGAGCCGTCCGGCGCACGGTGCCACCTTCACGGTCGAGCTTCCCCGGGGAACAGTGCGTGCCCGGCCACGCTCTCCCCCCGCGCCTGGCCAGAGCGAATGA
- a CDS encoding TFIIB-type zinc ribbon-containing protein: MPPRACPFCHRAMQVLLHGRIELDRCLDCEATWFDRDELAPLAGASGAPALTRDQPVGRCPGCGGLLWSARVEGCELLACITCAGCIVSDNQLRRVREGRRLQPGTPRLQFVCVGCKDRYAFEKAERVTTGLACAHCAADLPRWAPPAPRVEPHAEGAPPASSSGGVFTSVVDILLDLLTFP; this comes from the coding sequence ATGCCTCCTCGTGCTTGTCCCTTCTGTCACCGGGCGATGCAGGTGCTCCTCCACGGACGCATCGAGCTCGACCGCTGCCTCGACTGCGAGGCGACATGGTTCGACCGGGACGAGCTCGCGCCCCTGGCCGGTGCGAGCGGCGCTCCCGCCCTGACCCGGGACCAACCCGTCGGACGCTGTCCGGGCTGTGGGGGACTGCTGTGGTCGGCGCGGGTGGAGGGCTGCGAGCTGCTCGCCTGCATCACCTGCGCGGGGTGCATCGTCAGCGACAACCAGCTCCGGCGCGTCCGCGAGGGGCGGCGTCTCCAGCCAGGCACCCCACGGCTGCAGTTCGTCTGCGTGGGCTGCAAGGACCGCTACGCCTTCGAGAAGGCCGAGCGCGTCACCACGGGACTCGCCTGCGCGCACTGCGCCGCCGACCTGCCCCGCTGGGCGCCACCCGCTCCCCGGGTGGAGCCGCACGCCGAGGGGGCCCCACCCGCCAGCTCTTCGGGTGGGGTCTTCACCTCGGTGGTGGACATCCTGCTGGACCTGCTCACGTTCCCGTGA
- a CDS encoding PKD domain-containing protein: MSTSKQRSSRLRLFRRTLPALAVLTLAALVPAAHAYSAVYGGGPFYSGGTAVMDDLRGSGFTTVILWSFHIEDNGDLVYNDIPVVRNGAYIGDAAWPTRLATLKSAPTSVNRIEVSIGAWSVPDFERMARLVNGTATGCGSTVVCGTGSTSILYRNFQALKAATGADAVNFDDESAYDLASTTQFGQMLSGLGYKIAFVPYTNQSFWRSLKDNLGTAVDRIYLQVYDGGAGNNPASWNTAMGMTVAPGLWSRHGTGCSSGDSPATVQSKMTNWKSTAGISGGFMWLYDDIQACWSQGTTAQYAAAINTAVSGNSPPVANFSVNVSGLTATFTDASTDSDGTIASRSWNFGDGTSSTATNPSRTYATAGNYNVSLTVTDNGGATHTKTQTVSVGAGNINLALNKPATGTTACNSSETPAKAVNGSVSGGTTDKFCSLTSPSWLQVDLGSLQTVSNFVVKHAGAGGESTTWNTRAFTIQTSSNGTTWSTPVTVTNNTASTSTHAITATSARYIRLNVTTATQNGDPATRIYELEVR; encoded by the coding sequence ATGTCGACGTCGAAGCAACGCTCGTCCCGCCTCCGTCTCTTCCGCCGGACCTTGCCGGCACTCGCGGTCCTCACCCTGGCGGCGCTTGTGCCGGCGGCCCATGCCTATTCAGCCGTCTACGGCGGAGGCCCGTTCTATTCCGGCGGCACCGCGGTGATGGATGACCTGCGCGGCTCGGGTTTCACCACCGTGATTCTGTGGAGCTTCCACATCGAGGACAACGGCGACCTCGTCTACAACGACATCCCGGTGGTCAGGAATGGCGCCTACATCGGTGACGCCGCCTGGCCGACGCGGCTGGCCACGCTCAAGAGCGCGCCGACCTCGGTCAATCGCATCGAAGTGTCCATCGGCGCCTGGAGCGTCCCCGACTTCGAGCGCATGGCCAGGCTGGTCAACGGCACCGCCACCGGTTGCGGCAGCACCGTCGTCTGCGGCACCGGCAGCACCAGCATCCTGTACCGGAACTTCCAGGCGCTGAAGGCCGCCACCGGCGCCGACGCGGTCAACTTCGACGACGAGAGCGCCTACGACCTCGCCTCGACCACCCAGTTCGGACAGATGCTCTCCGGCCTGGGCTACAAGATTGCCTTCGTGCCCTACACCAATCAGTCCTTCTGGAGGAGCCTCAAGGACAACCTCGGCACCGCGGTCGACCGCATCTACCTGCAGGTGTACGACGGCGGCGCGGGCAACAATCCGGCGAGCTGGAACACCGCGATGGGAATGACTGTCGCCCCGGGCCTGTGGTCGCGCCACGGCACCGGCTGCAGCAGCGGCGACAGCCCGGCCACGGTGCAGAGCAAGATGACCAACTGGAAGAGCACCGCCGGCATCTCCGGCGGCTTCATGTGGCTCTACGACGACATCCAGGCGTGCTGGTCGCAGGGCACGACCGCGCAGTACGCGGCGGCAATCAACACCGCGGTCAGCGGCAACTCTCCTCCGGTGGCCAACTTCAGCGTCAACGTGAGCGGCTTGACGGCGACCTTCACCGACGCCTCCACCGACAGTGACGGCACCATCGCTTCTCGAAGCTGGAACTTCGGTGATGGCACCAGCTCGACGGCGACCAACCCCAGCCGGACCTATGCCACCGCCGGCAACTACAACGTCAGCCTGACGGTGACCGATAACGGCGGCGCCACCCACACCAAGACCCAGACCGTCTCGGTCGGTGCCGGCAACATCAACCTGGCGCTCAACAAACCGGCGACCGGCACCACCGCCTGCAACAGCAGTGAAACACCCGCCAAGGCGGTCAATGGCAGCGTCTCGGGCGGCACCACCGACAAGTTCTGCTCGTTGACCTCTCCGTCCTGGCTGCAGGTCGACCTCGGCTCGCTCCAGACGGTCAGCAACTTCGTGGTCAAGCATGCTGGCGCGGGCGGCGAATCGACCACCTGGAATACCAGGGCCTTCACCATCCAGACCTCCAGCAATGGCACCACCTGGAGCACCCCGGTGACGGTGACCAACAACACTGCCAGCACCTCGACGCACGCCATCACCGCCACCTCGGCGCGCTACATCCGGCTCAATGTGACCACGGCCACCCAGAACGGCGACCCGGCGACGCGCATCTACGAGCTGGAGGTGCGCTGA